Proteins co-encoded in one Deltaproteobacteria bacterium genomic window:
- the serA gene encoding phosphoglycerate dehydrogenase — protein sequence MKVLVSDQLGEIGIRMFEEEEGISVDVKTGLTPDELKEIIGDYNALVIRSATKVTADLLQAAKRLKVVGRAGIGLDNVDIPAATKQGVVVMNTPTGNVITTAEHAISLMMSLTRNIPRGTSSLKAGRWDKKQLQGREVFNKVLGVIGFGKIGSIVADRARGLKMKVVVHDPFVRPEQIEKAGFESVSLEELFRKSDYITIHVPKMKETMGLIDKKAFDQMKDGVMLVNCARGGMVNEADLEEALASGKVAGAALDVFETEPPGTCSLVERDNVICTPHLGASTREAQTNVAVAVAKQIIDYLKNGTIVNAVNVPSVTGELLGKIGPYLNLADRIGCLMARLCEGAFKDISIEYAGDFQGIDFTPVTISLLKGLLTPTLKDVVNYVNAGVIAQDRGIKVSETTIADSDEYMNLITLRAVTTETECRIAGTIFGKKRPQIVRIDDFELSMEPEGYFAYIRNYNKPGAFGSITSVLGRNKINIDRMNVGVCEEASTNIIFLSTDTPIPDDILDEIEALPLVESIKLVEL from the coding sequence ATGAAAGTGTTGGTGAGCGATCAGCTCGGTGAAATCGGGATAAGGATGTTCGAAGAAGAGGAAGGCATATCGGTGGATGTCAAAACCGGCCTCACTCCTGACGAGCTCAAGGAAATTATTGGGGATTACAACGCCCTGGTCATCCGCAGCGCCACCAAGGTGACGGCGGACCTTCTGCAGGCGGCCAAACGATTGAAGGTTGTTGGACGGGCTGGCATAGGCTTGGACAATGTGGATATTCCGGCCGCCACCAAGCAGGGGGTGGTGGTGATGAACACACCGACCGGCAACGTCATTACCACGGCGGAGCACGCCATTTCCTTGATGATGTCGCTGACACGCAACATTCCCCGCGGAACGTCTTCGCTCAAAGCCGGTCGGTGGGACAAAAAGCAACTCCAGGGCAGGGAGGTGTTCAACAAGGTCTTAGGCGTTATCGGCTTTGGCAAGATCGGCTCCATTGTGGCGGACCGGGCCCGTGGGTTGAAAATGAAGGTGGTGGTCCACGACCCTTTCGTCAGGCCTGAACAGATCGAGAAGGCGGGTTTCGAGAGTGTCAGCCTCGAGGAACTGTTTCGCAAATCGGACTACATCACCATTCATGTCCCCAAGATGAAGGAGACCATGGGGCTGATCGACAAAAAGGCCTTCGATCAGATGAAAGACGGTGTGATGCTTGTCAACTGCGCCAGGGGCGGCATGGTCAACGAGGCCGATCTGGAAGAAGCCCTTGCTTCCGGCAAGGTGGCGGGGGCGGCCCTTGACGTTTTTGAAACCGAACCACCGGGGACGTGCAGCCTGGTGGAAAGGGACAACGTTATCTGTACTCCTCATCTGGGTGCGTCGACGCGGGAAGCTCAAACCAATGTGGCGGTAGCCGTTGCCAAACAGATCATCGATTACCTGAAAAACGGCACCATCGTGAATGCCGTGAATGTGCCTTCGGTTACCGGAGAACTGCTTGGTAAAATAGGTCCCTATCTCAACCTGGCCGACCGCATCGGCTGCCTCATGGCCCGCCTTTGCGAGGGGGCCTTCAAGGATATTTCCATCGAGTATGCCGGGGATTTTCAGGGAATCGATTTTACCCCGGTTACCATCAGCCTGCTAAAGGGGCTGTTGACGCCGACGCTGAAGGACGTGGTCAACTACGTCAATGCCGGGGTTATCGCTCAGGACAGGGGCATCAAGGTTTCGGAGACTACCATTGCCGATTCGGATGAGTATATGAATCTGATAACGTTGCGGGCGGTCACCACGGAGACGGAATGCCGTATCGCAGGCACGATATTTGGTAAAAAAAGGCCTCAGATTGTGCGCATCGACGATTTCGAGCTGTCCATGGAACCGGAAGGGTATTTCGCCTATATACGGAATTACAACAAACCAGGGGCGTTCGGCAGTATTACCTCGGTGCTGGGCAGGAATAAGATTAACATCGACCGGATGAACGTGGGCGTGTGCGAGGAAGCCAGCACAAATATCATCTTCCTTTCCACCGACACACCGATCCCCGACGACATACTGGACGAAATCGAGGCCCTGCCGCTGGTGGAAAGTATCAAGCTAGTGGAGCTTTAA
- a CDS encoding TIGR04211 family SH3 domain-containing protein: MTFTKHLLFSFLLLFCLTAVVGVSLPAWADTRYVSDRLIISVREGTAPDDPVVAYLTAGTPVEVLEEAGEHLHVRTADGKQGWVRTKFILAEQPKWMEIKNLRAEIDRLEAHIDSINSQTGQDGARSSDSDQVYELKIQTLETAMEKEKQASQATRNELDALKTRYSKLLDDFNSLSKQNAAISEKSDNASALLQEIEQLKQSNQELKKELKSIRQSGQSSMLTSNARWFLIGGGVLLLGIILGKSVRRKKSYGY, translated from the coding sequence ATGACCTTTACAAAACATCTGCTTTTCAGCTTTCTGTTGCTTTTTTGTCTTACAGCGGTTGTCGGGGTTTCGTTACCCGCCTGGGCCGACACGCGCTACGTTTCCGACCGGTTGATTATCTCCGTGCGTGAAGGAACCGCTCCCGACGATCCGGTCGTGGCCTATCTCACCGCCGGTACGCCGGTGGAAGTTCTCGAAGAGGCCGGAGAGCACCTCCACGTCCGGACGGCCGACGGCAAACAGGGCTGGGTACGAACAAAGTTCATCCTCGCCGAGCAGCCCAAGTGGATGGAGATAAAAAATCTCAGGGCGGAAATAGATCGGCTGGAAGCACATATCGATTCGATAAATTCTCAAACCGGCCAAGACGGTGCGCGCAGTAGCGATTCCGACCAGGTTTATGAGCTTAAAATACAAACCCTTGAAACCGCCATGGAAAAAGAGAAACAGGCCTCTCAGGCCACCCGGAACGAGCTGGACGCATTGAAAACCCGGTACAGCAAACTGCTGGACGACTTCAACAGCCTTTCAAAACAGAATGCGGCAATTTCAGAAAAGAGTGACAACGCCTCCGCCCTTCTTCAGGAAATCGAACAATTGAAACAGTCCAATCAGGAACTGAAAAAGGAATTGAAAAGCATCAGGCAGTCCGGCCAGTCTTCCATGCTAACCAGCAATGCCAGATGGTTTCTAATCGGTGGCGGCGTCTTGCTGCTGGGGATCATCCTCGGGAAATCGGTGCGCCGGAAGAAGTCCTACGGATATTAA
- a CDS encoding RNA-binding transcriptional accessory protein, with translation MEKKYSEKIARELGLGTEQVAAVSGLLAEGATVPFISRYRKEATGSLDEVAVTAVRDRLSQLEQLDARRQTILDSLDKHGHLTDALAAEVLSAETLSSLEDLYLPYRPKRRTRATAAREKGLEPLAQQIFEQTGNLPEGVVKSYIDPEKGVEAEEDALSGARDIIAEWVNEDADARARLRELFLAKGRIESRVATGKEGDAAKYKDYFDWQEPICHAPSHRVLAMLRGEREDLLNITMAPPEEEALDLLCDRFVKGDGVDSAQVRLAVQDSYKRLLSRSMETETRLAVKERADEAAIKVFADNLRQLLLAPPLGSARVMGIDPGYRTGCKVVCLDRQGKLLHHETIYPHTSEKKALQAAESVRTLCRQFRVEAIAVGNGTAGRETEAFVKELGIEDVRILMVSESGASVYSASETARAEFPDLDLTFRGAASIGRRLMDPLAELVKIDPKSIGVGQYQHDVDQQMLKQSLDDTVISCVNAVGVDVNRASAQLLTYVSGLGPQLARNIVAFRDENGPFLSRRQLTGVPRLGPKAFEQCAGFLRIPGGGHPLDESAVHPESYHIAEAMAGDLGCTLKALMADSSLRDRIRLETYVSEAVGLPTLNDILAELAKPGRDPRETFEVFEFAPGINTISDLAEGMRLPGIVTNVTAFGAFVDVGVHQDGLVHISQLSDRYVKDPSTVVKVQQRVSVTVLGVDLERKRISLSMKGARRDDRPKPKQKKPAGKRTRPTPGPSAKKPSPGNGKRNKTPFNNPFAELLKK, from the coding sequence ATGGAAAAAAAGTATAGTGAAAAAATAGCCCGGGAACTCGGTCTCGGAACGGAACAGGTGGCCGCCGTAAGCGGGCTGCTTGCCGAAGGGGCGACCGTTCCCTTTATATCGCGTTACCGCAAAGAGGCCACCGGCAGCCTCGACGAGGTGGCGGTGACGGCCGTGCGGGACCGGTTGTCCCAGCTGGAGCAACTGGATGCCCGCCGTCAGACGATTTTGGATTCGCTGGATAAGCACGGTCATCTGACCGATGCGCTGGCGGCGGAGGTGCTGTCGGCGGAAACCCTTTCATCGCTCGAAGACCTGTATTTGCCTTACCGGCCCAAGCGCAGAACCAGGGCGACCGCAGCCAGGGAAAAGGGGCTGGAGCCATTGGCACAGCAGATTTTCGAACAAACGGGCAACCTTCCCGAAGGGGTGGTTAAAAGCTACATCGATCCGGAAAAGGGGGTTGAAGCGGAGGAGGATGCCTTGTCCGGCGCCAGGGACATCATCGCCGAATGGGTCAACGAAGATGCCGATGCGCGCGCCCGCCTGAGGGAGCTGTTTCTTGCGAAGGGACGCATTGAGAGTAGGGTTGCCACGGGTAAGGAAGGCGACGCAGCCAAATACAAGGATTATTTCGACTGGCAGGAGCCGATTTGCCATGCGCCGTCCCACAGGGTGCTGGCCATGTTGCGGGGAGAACGGGAGGATTTGCTCAACATAACCATGGCGCCCCCTGAGGAGGAGGCCCTCGATTTGTTGTGCGATCGGTTCGTCAAGGGGGACGGCGTCGATTCGGCGCAGGTGCGGCTAGCCGTTCAGGACAGTTACAAAAGGCTCCTGTCGCGGTCCATGGAAACGGAAACGAGGTTAGCTGTAAAAGAGCGTGCCGACGAGGCGGCCATCAAGGTGTTTGCCGACAACCTGCGCCAGTTGCTGCTGGCGCCACCATTGGGATCGGCCAGGGTCATGGGCATCGATCCGGGCTATCGTACGGGGTGCAAGGTTGTCTGTCTCGACCGACAGGGCAAGCTGCTCCACCACGAAACGATATATCCCCACACCTCGGAAAAGAAGGCGCTTCAGGCTGCCGAAAGCGTGCGCACCCTCTGTCGGCAGTTCAGGGTCGAGGCCATCGCCGTCGGTAACGGAACCGCCGGCCGCGAAACCGAAGCTTTTGTAAAGGAGCTGGGGATCGAAGACGTTCGGATCCTGATGGTCAGTGAAAGCGGCGCTTCGGTTTACTCGGCTTCCGAAACGGCCCGGGCGGAGTTTCCGGATCTCGACTTGACCTTCCGCGGGGCGGCCTCCATCGGCAGGCGCCTAATGGACCCTCTGGCGGAGCTGGTAAAGATAGACCCCAAATCCATAGGCGTGGGACAGTACCAGCACGACGTGGATCAACAGATGCTGAAACAATCCCTGGATGACACGGTCATAAGCTGTGTCAACGCCGTGGGGGTGGACGTCAACCGGGCCAGCGCCCAGCTGTTGACCTATGTTTCAGGGCTGGGGCCCCAACTTGCCAGGAATATCGTCGCGTTCCGCGATGAAAACGGACCATTTCTATCGCGGCGGCAGCTAACGGGGGTACCGCGTCTGGGCCCCAAAGCCTTTGAACAGTGCGCCGGTTTTCTGCGCATACCCGGCGGCGGTCACCCCCTGGACGAAAGCGCCGTGCACCCTGAAAGTTACCACATTGCCGAAGCCATGGCCGGCGATTTGGGCTGCACCCTCAAGGCATTGATGGCGGACAGTTCCCTGAGAGACAGGATAAGGCTGGAAACGTACGTTTCCGAAGCGGTGGGACTGCCCACGCTCAACGACATCCTGGCCGAACTGGCCAAGCCCGGCCGGGATCCCCGCGAGACCTTCGAGGTCTTCGAATTCGCTCCCGGGATAAACACCATTTCCGACCTTGCGGAGGGCATGCGGCTGCCGGGAATCGTCACCAACGTGACCGCCTTTGGCGCTTTCGTCGACGTGGGGGTCCATCAGGACGGGCTGGTGCACATCAGCCAGCTGTCAGACCGGTACGTAAAAGACCCCTCCACGGTGGTAAAAGTGCAGCAAAGGGTGTCGGTGACCGTGCTGGGGGTCGACCTCGAGCGCAAACGGATATCCCTTTCCATGAAGGGGGCTCGCCGAGACGACCGTCCAAAACCAAAACAGAAAAAGCCGGCCGGGAAGCGAACACGACCGACACCCGGGCCATCGGCAAAGAAGCCCTCACCAGGAAATGGGAAAAGGAACAAAACCCCATTCAACAATCCGTTTGCCGAGTTGTTGAAAAAATAA
- a CDS encoding DUF3786 domain-containing protein: MATGACGINCDVCRLNLRGTCSTCGSGRSEEGQRKLAAQERILGAPCSILACAALNHIAYCLRDCSAFPCENFTGGTYPFSDGFLQMQARRRKENARARAPYGGNVDVPDAFWEDLAQKDLSILCEAAGAVFEPPSGVIMPFLNEEIRVDVLQRRLRRHSGHGWLDWGHPYLELMSLAYLLQVTHSGLRNEMVGVMDLKDAHFFQGPHAIDTTSLVKRYGEDSKAFQQAGKRLGGEPLETADAAFALKPFPKVPIYYLLWAGDQEFPAKLSILFDRSIERHLSADAIWGIVGLVSDALLNV; this comes from the coding sequence ATGGCTACCGGTGCCTGCGGCATAAATTGCGACGTGTGCAGGTTGAACCTGCGCGGAACCTGTTCCACTTGCGGGAGCGGTCGGAGCGAGGAGGGACAACGTAAACTTGCCGCTCAGGAGCGGATATTGGGGGCGCCCTGCAGCATTTTAGCCTGTGCGGCCTTGAACCATATCGCCTACTGTTTGAGGGACTGCAGCGCCTTTCCCTGTGAAAATTTTACCGGCGGAACCTACCCGTTCAGCGACGGGTTCTTACAGATGCAGGCAAGACGGAGAAAGGAGAACGCCCGAGCCCGGGCGCCCTACGGTGGAAACGTCGACGTTCCGGACGCCTTCTGGGAAGATCTGGCACAAAAGGATCTGTCCATTCTATGCGAAGCGGCAGGCGCGGTTTTCGAGCCGCCTTCCGGCGTGATTATGCCGTTTTTGAACGAGGAGATCCGCGTCGATGTGCTGCAAAGAAGACTGCGACGTCACAGCGGGCACGGGTGGTTGGATTGGGGGCACCCCTACCTGGAATTGATGTCGCTTGCCTATTTGTTGCAGGTGACCCACAGCGGTTTGAGGAACGAGATGGTCGGCGTCATGGATTTGAAGGATGCCCACTTTTTTCAGGGACCGCATGCCATTGACACCACCTCGCTTGTCAAAAGATACGGCGAGGATTCCAAGGCCTTTCAACAGGCCGGCAAACGCCTGGGCGGGGAACCGCTGGAAACGGCCGACGCCGCCTTCGCCCTGAAGCCGTTTCCCAAGGTCCCCATCTATTATCTTCTGTGGGCGGGTGACCAGGAGTTTCCGGCCAAACTCTCCATCCTGTTCGACAGAAGCATCGAACGCCACCTGTCGGCCGACGCCATCTGGGGGATCGTGGGGCTGGTGTCGGACGCACTCTTGAATGTCTGA
- a CDS encoding AAA family ATPase: MHLNRISILADQFPTHDRYPFTLDLLHQTGKIDLNKPVTFFIGENGTGKSTLLEAIANRSGFHIWRGVKRSRYEVNPWEDELYRFIRLAWTDGMVPGSFFAADIFRNFAKNLDEWSAADPGMLRYFGGKSLMSQSHGQSLMSLFKSRYKIKGLYLLDEPETALSPRSQLELLAVLRAMSSQGHAQFIIASHSPILLACPGADILNFNRAPLASIAYEDTEYYRIYKDFLNNRNEFLSS; this comes from the coding sequence ATGCATCTCAACCGTATTTCGATTCTGGCCGACCAGTTTCCCACCCATGACCGGTATCCTTTTACACTCGACCTTTTGCATCAGACCGGAAAGATCGACCTTAACAAACCGGTGACCTTCTTCATCGGTGAAAATGGCACCGGAAAATCGACCCTGCTCGAAGCGATTGCCAATCGCAGCGGTTTTCACATCTGGCGGGGCGTCAAGCGGTCACGCTACGAAGTCAACCCCTGGGAGGATGAACTCTATCGATTCATCCGCTTGGCATGGACCGACGGCATGGTTCCCGGCTCCTTTTTTGCGGCGGACATTTTCCGTAATTTTGCCAAGAACCTCGACGAGTGGTCGGCTGCGGACCCCGGCATGCTCAGATACTTCGGGGGCAAATCCCTCATGTCGCAATCCCACGGGCAATCGCTGATGTCATTGTTCAAAAGCCGGTACAAAATCAAAGGCCTCTATCTCCTCGACGAACCGGAAACGGCCCTGTCGCCCAGGAGTCAGCTGGAGCTATTAGCGGTTTTGCGGGCCATGAGCAGCCAGGGACACGCCCAGTTCATCATCGCCAGCCACAGCCCCATTCTTTTAGCCTGCCCCGGGGCCGATATCCTCAATTTCAACCGGGCGCCGCTCGCCTCCATTGCCTACGAAGACACCGAATACTATCGAATATACAAAGATTTTTTAAACAACAGAAATGAATTCTTATCTTCGTGA
- a CDS encoding aldehyde dehydrogenase, translating to MRYAETGFNLEIDLTRGNIEKVATDPGDIERYLGGLGTSAKIMWDRVPPEIEAFSPDNLLIFAAGLLCGTPATGCNRTIVTTISPQTKLMAFSMMGGFWAPELKYAGYDKVILRGKSPNLVYLWINNDKVEIRDASHLKGKGANETAQLIRNELKEPKAQVAAIGLAGENRVFYASIEQGRSSASRGGIGAVMGDKGVKAIVVRGTNDIYVSQPAEYLEECQQVLEYIKFRQDHPIPGVIPILSVLGSPQEMMIHDEKWHTENFSWGNSRVRRKGFWTDDVAVEWRETLDNARTRMISCYNCPLKCGATLNMPGMPAYMMKCFTKLTYTMAAMSNLEFGLTIAQKATEYGVDGYSAPQVMAFALELYENGILTDDDLEGMPEGNEERFFWLLDRIVHREGIGDVLANGTYWAAKEIGNGAEDYAHNNIKKHEQLPLKLGMLNPIYFLMYCTGEKINITQIEGQFPQAPFPKREHREKFVKDWFQVPDDKFKQYFLDWEPRGENSMPYYPTVEMTCDIVDWMEKMHYIDDALGMCAGLSSFHLKPPYHIHNYPKFITYGAGVEMDEERLTLAAKRYRTLVRAINIRRGMRRKDEKPPEDHWQKRIPELEKELLDTYYAYKGWNEEGIPTLESLQMLGLDYVGEDFIKRGILEEKHGA from the coding sequence ATGCGGTACGCAGAAACAGGATTCAATCTGGAAATCGATTTGACCCGGGGCAACATCGAAAAGGTCGCCACCGACCCGGGAGATATCGAGCGGTACCTGGGCGGCCTGGGAACCAGCGCAAAAATCATGTGGGACAGGGTTCCGCCGGAGATCGAGGCGTTTTCACCTGACAACCTGCTGATTTTTGCCGCCGGACTTTTGTGCGGCACGCCCGCCACCGGGTGCAACCGCACGATTGTCACCACCATATCGCCCCAGACAAAGCTGATGGCCTTCTCCATGATGGGGGGCTTCTGGGCGCCGGAGCTGAAGTACGCCGGCTACGACAAGGTGATTCTCCGCGGCAAATCACCCAACCTGGTGTATTTGTGGATAAACAACGACAAAGTGGAGATCCGGGATGCATCCCACCTGAAGGGAAAGGGGGCCAATGAAACGGCACAACTCATCAGGAACGAGCTGAAGGAGCCCAAAGCCCAGGTGGCGGCCATCGGTCTGGCCGGCGAGAACCGGGTGTTTTACGCGTCCATCGAACAGGGGCGGTCCAGCGCCAGTCGCGGCGGTATCGGCGCCGTCATGGGCGACAAGGGGGTCAAAGCCATCGTGGTGCGGGGGACCAATGACATTTATGTGTCTCAACCCGCCGAATACCTGGAGGAATGTCAACAGGTGCTGGAATATATCAAATTTCGGCAGGACCACCCGATTCCAGGGGTAATCCCCATTTTATCCGTCCTGGGCTCACCGCAGGAAATGATGATCCATGACGAAAAATGGCACACCGAGAATTTTTCCTGGGGCAATTCCCGCGTGCGGCGCAAGGGTTTTTGGACGGATGATGTGGCCGTGGAGTGGAGAGAGACGCTGGACAACGCCCGGACCAGGATGATCAGTTGCTACAACTGCCCCCTGAAATGCGGGGCGACCTTGAACATGCCGGGGATGCCGGCTTACATGATGAAGTGCTTCACCAAGCTGACCTACACCATGGCGGCCATGTCCAACCTGGAGTTCGGATTGACCATCGCCCAGAAGGCAACCGAATACGGGGTAGACGGGTATTCGGCTCCCCAGGTGATGGCCTTTGCCCTGGAGTTGTACGAGAACGGCATCCTGACGGATGACGACCTGGAAGGGATGCCGGAGGGGAACGAGGAGCGGTTTTTCTGGTTGCTGGACAGGATTGTGCACCGGGAAGGGATCGGGGATGTGCTGGCCAACGGTACCTACTGGGCGGCCAAGGAGATCGGCAACGGCGCCGAAGATTATGCCCACAACAACATCAAGAAGCACGAGCAACTGCCCCTCAAACTGGGCATGCTGAATCCCATCTACTTTCTCATGTACTGCACCGGTGAGAAAATCAACATCACTCAGATCGAAGGGCAGTTTCCGCAGGCGCCTTTCCCCAAAAGGGAGCACCGCGAAAAGTTTGTCAAAGACTGGTTTCAGGTGCCCGACGACAAGTTCAAGCAGTATTTCCTGGATTGGGAGCCGCGCGGTGAGAATTCGATGCCGTATTACCCCACCGTCGAAATGACCTGTGACATTGTCGACTGGATGGAAAAGATGCACTACATCGACGACGCCCTGGGCATGTGCGCGGGCTTGTCCTCGTTTCATCTGAAGCCGCCGTATCACATCCACAATTATCCCAAATTCATCACCTACGGGGCCGGTGTGGAGATGGATGAGGAGCGGCTGACCCTGGCCGCCAAACGCTACCGGACGCTGGTCAGAGCCATCAACATCAGGAGGGGGATGCGCAGGAAGGACGAGAAGCCCCCCGAGGACCACTGGCAAAAAAGAATTCCGGAACTCGAGAAAGAGCTTCTGGACACCTATTACGCCTACAAGGGATGGAACGAAGAGGGAATTCCCACGCTAGAATCCCTGCAGATGTTGGGACTGGATTATGTGGGTGAGGATTTCATAAAAAGGGGCATTCTCGAGGAAAAGCATGGCGCGTGA
- a CDS encoding (4Fe-4S)-binding protein, with translation MGDKVKKTIKTIRVDVDKCNGCRACEVICSAFHAEPKYSSNNPARSRIRVIREPYTDIYVPVYAGEYTPAECAGRDKYTIDGKEYDECAFCRASCPSRTEFKEPDSGLPLKCDMCEGEEEPLCVKWCLADALIYEEREEEVDEQEELEELEVGLESLVNRYGLEQTLDAVARLKKLDKSK, from the coding sequence GTGGGTGACAAAGTGAAGAAAACCATCAAGACCATCAGGGTGGACGTGGACAAGTGCAACGGCTGCCGGGCCTGCGAGGTGATCTGCTCGGCCTTTCATGCCGAACCGAAATACAGTTCGAACAATCCGGCCAGGTCGCGCATCCGGGTAATCCGCGAGCCGTATACGGACATATATGTTCCGGTGTACGCCGGCGAGTACACCCCCGCGGAATGTGCCGGCAGGGATAAATACACCATCGACGGCAAGGAATACGACGAATGCGCCTTCTGCCGTGCGTCTTGCCCGTCCCGAACGGAGTTCAAGGAGCCCGATTCCGGGCTTCCCTTGAAATGTGACATGTGCGAGGGCGAAGAAGAACCCTTGTGTGTCAAATGGTGCCTGGCCGATGCACTCATTTACGAGGAGAGAGAAGAGGAGGTCGATGAACAGGAAGAACTGGAGGAGCTGGAAGTCGGCCTGGAATCGCTGGTCAATCGATACGGCCTGGAACAGACCCTGGATGCCGTCGCACGATTGAAGAAGCTTGACAAATCAAAGTGA